One stretch of Armigeres subalbatus isolate Guangzhou_Male chromosome 2, GZ_Asu_2, whole genome shotgun sequence DNA includes these proteins:
- the LOC134215850 gene encoding STING ER exit protein: MPKVVSRSIVCSDSKDQEEYNDTGPLNIYYCLCGQMSLILDCIVEKLPLRQLDGARVIDSAKHANKITAEPSETVFIRREAGIEKQHRLKCKKCALPLYYRHSNDTQVTFIIRRALVKSKSDTSITELFKPVASASPLEPKKVMVTKHTKNMGKFSSVTVSTIDEEEDEIEAREVADSYANNARIIEKQLERKGGKTNEVAIKEKSEPPPAKKSRGTLLDA; the protein is encoded by the exons ATGCCAAAAGTGGTTTCACGAAGTATTGTCTGCTCCGATTCTAAAGATCAGGAAGAGTATAACGACACTGGTCCCTTAAACATTTACTATTGCCTGTGTGGTCAAATGAGCTTGATTTTAG ATTGCATTGTGGAGAAACTTCCCCTTCGGCAACTGGATGGAGCACGAGTCATTGATTCGGCGAAACACGCAAACAAAATCACAGCTGAACCAAGCGAGACGGTATTCATTCGTCGAGAAGCGGGTATCGAGAAGCAGCACCGgctcaaatgcaaaaaatgcgCCCTTCCACTCTATTACCGACATTCTAACgacacccaagtaacattcataATCCGCCGAGCGTTGGTAAAATCCAAGAGCGACACATCCATCACCGAACTGTTCAAACCGGTAGCATCAGCTTCACCATTGGAACCGAAGAAAGTTATGGTCACCAAGCACACGAAGAACATGGGAAAATTCAGCTCCGTCACGGTGTCCACCATCGATGAGGAAGAAGACGAAATCGAGGCCCGGGAGGTCGCTGACAGTTACGCGAACAATGCCCGAATCATTGAGAAGCAGTTGGAACGAAAGGGCGGCAAAACGAACGAGGTCGCAATCAAAGAGAAGAGCGAGCCTCCACCGGCTAAGAAATCTCGAGGAACGTTGCTGGATGCGTGA